Proteins encoded in a region of the Streptomyces sp. PCS3-D2 genome:
- a CDS encoding LysR family transcriptional regulator, which produces MDIRQLRYFVTVAEEANFTRAAARLHLAQPGVSAQVRQLEKELGHPLLDRSGRSVTLTEVGEAVLPYARAALTAVEAVRQTADEFTGLLRGHVNLGLVSGAAAAAHEFGLAAVLAGFHEDHPQVEIALIEDTSERMLTALHRGELDIAVIGLADEEPPPGISIQVLVDEPLVAAVTPDDPALMPPDRTSIPLTELRDRPLISLPRGTGIRGVLDRACVQAGFRPRIAFEAAAPLFLAQLAARGLGVAVVPALPAGAASALGLRTLEITEPRLRGRVAVAWRTDGPSSPAATVFLDLLRTGLGPT; this is translated from the coding sequence ATGGACATCCGGCAGTTGCGGTACTTTGTCACGGTCGCGGAGGAAGCCAACTTCACCCGCGCCGCCGCCCGTCTGCACCTGGCTCAGCCGGGGGTGAGTGCCCAAGTCCGCCAGCTCGAAAAGGAACTCGGGCACCCGCTGCTCGACCGCTCCGGCCGGTCGGTGACCCTGACGGAAGTGGGCGAGGCCGTACTGCCGTACGCGCGGGCCGCGCTCACCGCCGTCGAAGCGGTTCGGCAGACCGCGGACGAGTTCACCGGGTTGCTGCGCGGGCACGTCAACCTCGGTCTCGTCTCGGGTGCGGCAGCGGCAGCCCACGAGTTCGGCCTGGCGGCCGTCCTGGCCGGATTCCACGAGGACCACCCCCAGGTGGAGATCGCTCTGATCGAGGACACCTCGGAGCGGATGCTCACCGCACTGCACCGAGGGGAACTCGACATCGCCGTGATCGGACTCGCGGACGAGGAGCCCCCGCCAGGCATCTCCATCCAAGTCCTGGTCGACGAACCCCTGGTCGCAGCCGTCACCCCGGACGACCCCGCCCTCATGCCCCCGGATCGCACGAGCATTCCGTTGACCGAGCTCCGCGATCGCCCGCTGATCAGCCTGCCGCGTGGCACAGGTATCCGTGGAGTGCTCGACCGCGCGTGCGTGCAGGCGGGGTTCCGGCCCCGCATTGCCTTCGAGGCGGCCGCTCCGCTGTTCCTTGCACAGCTCGCCGCCCGCGGTCTCGGCGTGGCGGTGGTTCCGGCCCTCCCCGCCGGTGCGGCGTCGGCCCTCGGGCTGCGGACGCTGGAGATCACCGAGCCGCGGCTACGCGGCCGGGTCGCCGTGGCCTGGCGGACGGACGGCCCCTCCAGCCCCGCCGCCACCGTCTTCCTGGACCTGCTGCGTACGGGGCTGGGCCCAACCTGA
- a CDS encoding maleylpyruvate isomerase family mycothiol-dependent enzyme: MGNTTRTTHRRPAADIRAAIAAERRELAAMLDGLPAAQWDAPTLCGGWRVREVAAHMTMGFRYSIPRMAWELIRSRGNLHRMTDRCAHQDVAAHSTRELAALLADNADHPWRPPVGGIEAALGHDVIHGLDVTVALGLGRRVPEDRVRILLEGVSPGTLKFFGADLAGIELRADDLDWSFGTGTPLYGAAQDLLLVAYGRRLPAGHLRGEPGVRFLAAEA, encoded by the coding sequence ATGGGGAACACGACTCGCACGACTCACCGCAGACCAGCCGCGGACATCAGAGCCGCGATCGCTGCCGAACGCCGCGAGCTGGCCGCCATGCTGGATGGTCTGCCGGCCGCGCAGTGGGACGCGCCGACCCTGTGCGGAGGGTGGCGGGTACGGGAAGTCGCGGCCCACATGACGATGGGGTTCCGGTACTCCATCCCCAGGATGGCGTGGGAACTGATCAGGTCGCGAGGCAACCTCCATCGGATGACCGACCGTTGCGCCCACCAGGACGTGGCTGCCCATTCGACGCGTGAGCTCGCCGCATTGCTCGCTGACAACGCGGACCACCCTTGGAGGCCGCCGGTCGGCGGGATCGAGGCGGCCTTGGGCCACGACGTGATCCACGGCCTGGACGTCACGGTCGCGCTGGGCCTCGGCCGCAGGGTTCCCGAGGATCGCGTGCGCATCCTCCTGGAGGGCGTCAGCCCCGGGACCCTCAAGTTCTTCGGAGCCGACCTGGCCGGCATCGAACTCCGCGCCGACGACCTCGACTGGTCCTTCGGCACCGGAACGCCTCTGTACGGCGCCGCACAGGATCTCCTCCTGGTCGCATACGGCCGACGGCTCCCCGCAGGGCACCTCCGCGGCGAACCGGGCGTCCGCTTCCTTGCTGCGGAAGCGTGA
- a CDS encoding DUF1772 domain-containing protein, which produces MRIRLLQGLALLSTGLLAGAFGYGAANLVPTFNAVPLDMRLSFHAELMKMNGITMQAAMAVSTLSSLALAALTRGRARLIAGTAGLLTLASFLITRFGNVPINGRIKEWAHTSAPVDHTEILRRWELFNNLRTLTAVAAFALLIALSPRQPPTDQKQPRTTSGPQRNH; this is translated from the coding sequence ATGCGCATCCGACTCCTTCAGGGACTCGCCCTCCTCTCCACCGGCCTCCTCGCCGGCGCGTTCGGCTACGGAGCGGCCAACCTCGTCCCCACCTTCAACGCGGTACCGCTCGACATGCGGCTGTCATTCCACGCCGAGCTGATGAAGATGAACGGCATCACCATGCAAGCGGCGATGGCCGTGTCGACGCTGAGCTCCCTGGCTCTCGCGGCCCTGACCCGCGGACGTGCCCGGCTGATCGCGGGTACGGCAGGTCTGCTGACCCTCGCGTCCTTCCTGATAACCCGGTTCGGCAATGTGCCGATCAACGGCCGGATCAAGGAATGGGCGCATACATCGGCGCCGGTCGACCACACGGAGATCCTGCGGCGCTGGGAACTCTTCAACAACCTGCGCACGCTCACCGCCGTTGCCGCATTCGCTCTGCTGATCGCCCTCTCCCCAAGGCAACCGCCGACTGACCAGAAACAGCCGCGGACCACCTCCGGACCACAGAGGAACCACTGA
- a CDS encoding S66 peptidase family protein: MFATASSVGGSSATRGVVTAFLDTLTERGYELTPAARLTDADSSVTFVNATITPYKRALARGGRIGSICHYQPCFRAHGEHPWLFAFGMVGLLADVESPDDLDRISEDTHLATLAALGHPPVDRLHILIDSRDTDLQDSVGKAAARHGGILHVLPDSTVGTRWTYGSDSPLTGRGITYYYRRPDVGCEPECRPDCRCPRWQPLSNLIVVHNGERRYAEVGFGTEVTAAIPYGPNPFSLPEIADRVAMATRAGLPDAAAADAVNLFRAVTMLVEDGARLSGKGPGSVVRKFVLRLLDLLDGTLGVEGGEQLLTRFGATRQLFDVLRAERRRRERAMADNLRAALFLLDRNPHTTDAELRSTYGVSEGQARRLRQTRLRPPRLKGGDTVTVVSPSWRGGEVFPKRVVRGSADLSARTGLTVVTSSPKPGLCPESRTARAEEFNRAVRDPGTQGILWMIGGLNACELLPLIDYEAFGARPKVLCGYSDATVLHHALYARTGATTFYGPALLSQFAENGGTPELTVGSFAELTMQGWTGRFPTASEVIEEFVDWADDSRPRDAVPAPPRKVLRPGLAQGPLLAGCVPSALQLLGTPWLPDYQGHVLAFEFSDDNGYGPGQAARDLWQLRHAGLLDGVEGLVLGRPRLWSDDQREQLERILLDVCHGTAFPIVTEFEFGHTDPVLTLPTGVPVQLDNTTLTLLEPAVR; encoded by the coding sequence ATGTTCGCAACCGCATCGTCCGTGGGCGGGAGCTCGGCGACCCGGGGTGTGGTGACCGCGTTCCTGGACACCCTTACGGAGCGCGGATACGAACTGACCCCCGCGGCCCGGCTCACTGACGCGGACTCGTCGGTGACCTTCGTCAACGCGACCATCACGCCGTACAAGCGGGCCCTGGCCCGTGGCGGTCGCATCGGATCCATCTGCCACTACCAGCCGTGTTTCCGGGCGCACGGCGAGCACCCCTGGCTGTTCGCCTTCGGCATGGTCGGCCTGCTCGCCGACGTCGAGAGCCCCGACGACCTCGACCGGATCTCCGAGGACACGCACCTGGCGACCCTCGCCGCGCTCGGCCACCCCCCGGTGGACCGGCTGCACATCCTCATCGACTCCCGGGACACCGACCTCCAGGACTCCGTGGGCAAGGCGGCGGCCCGCCACGGAGGTATTCTGCACGTCCTGCCGGACTCCACCGTCGGCACGCGGTGGACGTACGGCAGCGACAGCCCGCTCACCGGGCGCGGCATCACCTACTACTACCGGCGCCCGGACGTGGGCTGCGAACCCGAATGCCGGCCCGACTGCCGGTGCCCGCGCTGGCAGCCGCTGTCCAATCTGATCGTCGTCCACAACGGCGAACGCCGGTACGCCGAGGTCGGATTCGGCACCGAGGTCACCGCCGCGATCCCGTACGGTCCAAACCCCTTCTCCCTGCCGGAGATCGCCGACCGGGTTGCCATGGCCACCAGGGCGGGCCTCCCGGACGCGGCCGCCGCCGACGCGGTGAACCTCTTCCGCGCCGTCACCATGCTCGTGGAGGACGGCGCCCGGCTCTCCGGCAAGGGCCCCGGGTCGGTGGTGCGGAAGTTCGTGCTGCGACTGCTGGACCTGCTCGACGGCACGCTCGGCGTGGAAGGAGGCGAACAACTGCTGACCCGGTTCGGAGCCACCCGGCAGCTGTTCGACGTACTGCGCGCCGAACGGCGGCGCAGGGAAAGGGCGATGGCCGACAACCTGCGCGCCGCGCTCTTCCTGCTGGACCGAAACCCGCACACCACGGACGCGGAACTCCGCTCCACCTACGGTGTCTCCGAGGGGCAGGCCCGCCGTCTGCGGCAGACCCGGTTGCGTCCGCCGCGGCTGAAGGGAGGCGACACGGTCACCGTGGTGTCCCCGTCCTGGCGCGGCGGGGAGGTCTTCCCGAAGCGGGTGGTCCGCGGCTCGGCCGATCTCTCGGCCCGCACCGGCCTGACCGTGGTGACCTCGTCCCCGAAGCCCGGGCTCTGCCCGGAGTCCCGCACGGCCCGCGCGGAGGAGTTCAACCGGGCCGTACGCGACCCCGGAACCCAGGGCATCCTGTGGATGATCGGCGGCCTGAACGCCTGCGAACTGCTGCCCCTGATCGACTACGAGGCGTTCGGGGCACGCCCCAAGGTGCTCTGCGGCTACTCGGACGCGACGGTGCTGCACCACGCCCTGTACGCCCGGACCGGCGCCACGACCTTCTACGGCCCGGCGCTGCTGTCCCAGTTCGCCGAGAACGGCGGTACCCCCGAGCTCACTGTGGGCTCCTTCGCCGAGCTGACCATGCAGGGCTGGACGGGACGGTTCCCGACCGCATCCGAGGTGATCGAGGAGTTCGTCGACTGGGCTGACGACAGCCGCCCGCGCGACGCCGTCCCGGCACCCCCGCGCAAGGTGCTGCGCCCGGGGCTGGCCCAGGGCCCCCTGCTTGCCGGATGCGTCCCGAGCGCGCTGCAACTGCTCGGCACGCCGTGGCTGCCTGACTACCAGGGCCACGTCCTCGCCTTCGAATTCTCCGACGACAACGGCTACGGCCCCGGCCAGGCGGCCCGGGACCTGTGGCAGCTGCGCCACGCGGGCCTGCTCGACGGCGTCGAGGGACTCGTCCTGGGCCGGCCGCGGCTATGGTCCGACGATCAGCGGGAGCAGCTGGAGCGCATCCTGCTTGATGTCTGCCACGGCACGGCGTTCCCCATCGTCACCGAGTTCGAGTTCGGCCACACCGACCCGGTCCTGACCCTCCCCACCGGCGTGCCGGTCCAGCTCGACAACACGACCCTCACTCTGCTGGAACCGGCGGTCCGCTGA